GTTGAGCCGGGTGATCTTCGGACCGCCAATCTGGCTAGAGAACGGCGAACCCAAAGCGGACTTTCTGGCTCGTGCCCGAGAATCGGTTTCTCGATTGCGAGACGTTTGACGCTGAAGCGACACCATGGACTTGCTGCATCAATCCTTTAGCACGAACCTTTTGGCACCGTTGTTGGCCCAACAAACGGCATTTCTGCTGGATGGTGCCACCGGGATCTTGCTGGGGGTCGTGATCAGTTGCTTGTTGATTGCCACCGGGGCCGGGCAGATCCTCCGGCGTCAGCCTGACTCGAGCGTGAACCCCGCCATCGTCCAGGCCTTCATTCGCCGCGTGCGAGCCTGGTGGCTGATGACGGCGATCCTGGCAGTCACCTTCATGATTCCTTCGCCGGTGGCGACGGTGATCCTGTTCTTCTTGATCTCGTTCTGGGCGCTCCGCGAGTTCATTACGTTGACGCCGACCCGCCTGGGCGACCATCGTACGTTGTTCTGGGTCTTCTTCGTGCTGACTCCTGCCCAGTATGTGCTGGTGGCGATGGGGCAATCGCAGTACGAACTGTTCAGCATCTTGATCCCGGTCTACGGCTTCCTGTTCGTTGCCGCACGAATCGCCGTGGCAGGGGACTATAAGCGGTTTTTAGAGCGTATCGCCAAGATCCAGGCCGGGCTCTACATCTGCGTTTACTCGTTAAGCTACGCTCCAGCTTTGCTGTATCTGACCGACTGGACCGATCCCGAGTACTCGCATCGCAGCACGGCGGGTCTGTTGTTTTACTTCCTGCTGATCGCTCAGCTCAGCGACCTGCTGCACTTCGTCTGTAGCCGACTGCTGGGGAAGAATGTGATTGCCCCGAACATCAACGCCAGCCGAACCTGGGAAGGCTTCTTTGCCGGAACCGGCGTGACGGCGGTCGTGGGGGCGATGCTCAGCCTGACCGGGGCCACGCCGTTCAATCCTTGGCAAAGTGCCGTGATGGCGATCATTATCTCGGTCATGGGAGCCGCCGGCGGAATGGCCATGAGTGCCATCAAGCGAGACCGTGGCGTTCAGGACTATGGAACCCTGGTCGAAGGGCACGCAGGCGTTCTGGACCGAATCGACGCCATCTGCTTCGCCGCCCCGGTCTTCTTCCACCTGACGCGGTACTACTTCACAACGGCCGGCAGCTAGCGTGAACCTCGGGCGAAGATCGCCCCTCTTAAAAAATCATGCCACTTTCGTGGCGGACCACCGGTTGATCAGATTCCAAGAGTCGATAAACTGGAGAGTTCCAAACCGGGAGGATACGCGAACTGGCTAGCAGCTTGACTCGAAATCAAGTGCCGGGTAACCGGTTGAGGGTTCGAATCCCTTGTCCTCCGCTTACGGTAAAATTCGAGCAGAAAAGGACTTACGCCTTAATGGCCTAAGTCCTTTTGCTGTTTCTTGGGGGCAAGCTGCATTTGCATATTGGTGGATACAATAATCGGGGTTGTTCTCCTCTAGCCGTGGTTTCGCTCACGAGGCGAAATAAAAAGGCCTCATAACAGTCGTATGAGGCCTTGCTGCTTTTCCCGTTTCCGAAAGCGACTATGACAAAATTATCAAGCTAGCTAGTTCACTCGTTGGGGAACCCTGGATCAAGTTGCGAGGGATGTACTCCGAGAGCATCAGCAATTTTCTCCATAGTAGTGGAGGTTGGCACATGCAAGCCTGTTTCCAACCTCGACAGGTGACTCTGTGAGATGCCAGCACGTTCCGCTAGTTCTTCTTGTGACATCGATTTCTGGCGACGCAACTCTCGCACTACTTTGCCAACTTTACGACGGTACTTGTCAACACGCTCCCTTACCTCTGAGCTTTCATTTTCCAGCCCATATTCAGGTTTTAAGTCTACGAGCATCGAATCGGGAACGAGAATTTCCTCTATTGCTTGGCCAATTTGTCGTTTTAGAGTTGGATCCTGTTCCTTGAAGAGCATTTTCAGAAGATCAATTAAATCTTCCCCTGTTTCTGTCGGTAAGTTATCCAGGACCTTGGCGAGTTGGTCCCTCCATAGAAGCAATTCTGAGTGGTCGTTATTTGCGTGTGCTGTGGTGTTCATAATATGTATTGGCTCCAATCCAATCCAATTTGATCACGGCTCCGGTGTCACGCGAGTACCCTTGCTGACAGAGTAACGGATCAAATTGGTATCAAAGGTTCCGTTAAGGTAGTGGTTCCAACGGTTGCGAAGTAATTTCATGATGAAGGGAGGTGCGGCCCCATCATCTTCCTTCTTGTACGTGTGGAGAACAACAATTTCGTTGCTGACCTCATTGAACCTAAAATAGACGCGGAGGTTAATCTTCCCGAGCATCCCTCCCTTTTCTTTCAATTCCCAGAATTCGCCGAATTGCTCTACCCTGAGATTCGCTTGGTAGTTCTGGGATCCAAAATCGACTAGCAGCTTGATCAGATCCTTAACGTGAAGATATTGACCTTCTGATAGGATATCGTGGCCTTCTTTCGCTGCCTTCGCCAGGACAACGATGTCGTGCGATCTATGTGTTCTGCCACCATCCGTCGGCTTGTGTTCTTTGTTCATGGCGATAGGTTCCGTTATCGATGTTTTGGCCTCCATGCCTTGAGATTATACAACGTTTTTGTCGGAAGACAAGTAAAATATACAATCTTGGATTTCCTGACAAGCCTACATTCTCAGTCGGCTGGAAAATTATATTGATCGAACTGTTTGTCAGGGTGGCGAGGTATCGTAGGCTACGGTAATCAATTTCGATCCATCTATTCCGAACTCGCCGCTTACGGTAAAATTCGAGCAGAAAAGGACTTAGGCCTTAATGGCCTAAGTCCTTTTGCTGTTTCTTGGGGGTAGTTTTCGGCCAGGGAGTATTAGTCGAAGCGGTCGTTGCTGCTGCGGCTGAAGAAGGTGGTGCAGCACCAGCCCAGGCCGATGCCGACGATACCGGCGATGATCAGCTTGGCGATGTGGGGCCATTCCGGGACGACTGCGTTGAGCGTCAGGAAGGTTCCGATCAGGCCTGCGAAGAGGCCGGTGTAATAAATCAGGTCGTCGATGGTGTAGCCGGGGCCCTTAACCATATGCATTCTCCTTGCGAGAGTGGATCACGTTGTCAGGTTGTTTTCGAGTGATTGCCGGACGATCTCCAGCAGGTTGTATTTCAAAACGCCGTCGAGAACCAGGAAGCCAATCCCGATCTGCCAGCGCCGGATGCGCCGCAGGCGAGTACTGAGACGAACCTTGGTCATTCTTTCCAGCGAGTAGCTGGTGACCTCGAACGTCAGCAGCAGGTAGCCCAGCCCACGCGTGATCGACCAGATGTGCCAGCCCACCAGCAGCGTGGTGAATGGGTTCTTCGAGTGGATCAGCATGTTGCCGACATAGCAGTTCATCAAGTCGACTTCCTGAAAACCTTGCCACAAGGTGACAGAGCCGAGCGAAGTGAACGAGAAGAAGGTCGACGCGAGCATCAACTGAACATGAGCCCAAAGCCAATGGCTTAGTTCATATTCAGGGCTTTGGCCCGATAAGACCCACTGCAATGTGACCTGCCAATAATCTTCGCCGCGCGGATAGATCGCCGCGACTCCGTTGGGATCGTTGTAGGTCAACGTGATCACCAGGGCGCAGTGGGCCAGAAAACCGAGGGCCAACGCACCCAGGCCGCGCAGCATCGAATCTCGCGATACGGCCGCGACCAGCAGCGGGGTTAACAGCAAGGACGAACCAAGCTGGCCGCCGGGGGTACCTAGCAAATAGGCCACCAGCATCGGAAGCGAGCCAGCGATCATCGCGGCCGGGTACCAGAGGTACCACGGCGCGAGTCGATCGTCGAGCTTCCGCGCCATGCGCAAGGTTCGCGAGGCAATCTTCGCCGGAATGCGAATCGGCCACATCCAATACTTGGGGGGCGGAGTTCGGGGCGGAGAAGTTGCCGGAGGAGACTGGGTCGTGCTCACGTCTCTATCGTCGTGGAATTGGAATGAAGAAGATCCCGGTCGTCATGTACAGGATCAAGTTGCCAACCCCAAAGATCAGGATGAAGATCACCCA
This genomic interval from Bremerella sp. JC817 contains the following:
- a CDS encoding helix-turn-helix domain-containing protein, which codes for MNTTAHANNDHSELLLWRDQLAKVLDNLPTETGEDLIDLLKMLFKEQDPTLKRQIGQAIEEILVPDSMLVDLKPEYGLENESSEVRERVDKYRRKVGKVVRELRRQKSMSQEELAERAGISQSHLSRLETGLHVPTSTTMEKIADALGVHPSQLDPGFPNE
- a CDS encoding phosphatidate cytidylyltransferase; its protein translation is MDLLHQSFSTNLLAPLLAQQTAFLLDGATGILLGVVISCLLIATGAGQILRRQPDSSVNPAIVQAFIRRVRAWWLMTAILAVTFMIPSPVATVILFFLISFWALREFITLTPTRLGDHRTLFWVFFVLTPAQYVLVAMGQSQYELFSILIPVYGFLFVAARIAVAGDYKRFLERIAKIQAGLYICVYSLSYAPALLYLTDWTDPEYSHRSTAGLLFYFLLIAQLSDLLHFVCSRLLGKNVIAPNINASRTWEGFFAGTGVTAVVGAMLSLTGATPFNPWQSAVMAIIISVMGAAGGMAMSAIKRDRGVQDYGTLVEGHAGVLDRIDAICFAAPVFFHLTRYYFTTAGS